The following nucleotide sequence is from Pseudoalteromonas xiamenensis.
AAGGTGGCTACGTAGATAGACTGTCGGTTGTCAAAGCGGTGCTTGCTGAATTCATTGAAAAACGTCAAGGTGACCGCCTTGGCTTGATTCTGTTTGGCGACACGGCGTTTTTGCAAACCCCATTAACCCGCGATTTAGACACGGTTGCAAAAATGCTCAATGAAACACAGATAGGTCTCGTTGGTCGAGCGACTGCAATTGGTGACGCAATTGGCTTGTCAGTTAAGCGGTTCGAGCAAAAAGAAAAGAGCAATCGCATCCTCATCCTACTCACCGATGGCCAAAATACCTCAGGGAATTTACAACCTGAAGAAGCGCTGACGCTTGCACGCGATGCTGGTATTAAGGTTTACACCGTTGGCGTTGGCTCAGATGGTCGCGGTGGCTTTAGCCTGTTCGGTATGGGTGGACTTTCCATGGGGAGCAGTATCGATGAGGCTACGCTTAAGCACATCGCTTCTGAAACGGGTGGTCTGTATTTTCGTGCGAAGGACGTAAAAGGCTTACAACGGATCTACGAAGAACTGGATAAACTGGAACCGATTAGTTCTGACAACCAAACATTCCGACCAACCTTAGCGCTTTTCTATTGGCCATTGCTTATTGCGCTCGGCTGGATTGCGCTGGTCCTTATCATAAAAAGTGCAAAGTCCATTCTACGGGAGAACAACTAATGCAGAATTGGCTTATCGACTTTGTTTTTTTACGCCCTGCTTTGCTTTGGCTATTTATTCCGTGGGCAGTGCTGACATTACTGCAATTTGTTAAGCAACAACAAAGTAAACGTGGTTCGCTTATTGCGCCACATTTGTCACATATTGTGCTTGGCAATACGCACACTAAAGTGATTAAACAACGCCCTGTTTTATTAAGTACGTTTTTGGCGCTCGCGATTATCGCCGCTGCAGGACCGAGTATTGAGAAACAAGAAGTCCCTGTTTACTCAGCAAAGCAAGCTCGCGTACTTGTAGTTGATATGTCCTACTCAATGTATTCAACCGACATCGCGCCAAACCGACTTTCTCAAGCGCGTTTTAAACTCATGGACATGGTGGAGCCTCTTTTCTGAGGGTGATACCGCGCTTGTTGCCTACGCTGGCGATGCGTTTACGGTGTCACCATTGACCAGTGATGCCGCTACATTGAAAAACTTGATCCCAAGTTTAAGTCCGCAAATAATGCCAAGCAAAGGCGCAAACTTACTCGCGGGTATTGAACAAGCCAAAATGCTTTTGGAACAAGGCCATTACGCCGATGGGGATATTATTCTAGTAACGGATGATGTGGAACAAGAAGAAATCGGCGAAGTGAAGTCAATGTTGGCGTCGACTAAATTCCGCTTGAGTGTATATGCTATCGGTACTCGTGAAGGGACCCAATTTCACTCCCTGAGGGTGGATTTCTTAAAGACCGTTTTGGCCAAATTGTGGTTCCAAAACTCAATGTCGCCTTACTAAAGAATCTTGTTTCGTCAGGCGGATTGTTTGCCACTTACTCACCGTCTGATGAGGATATTAAGACGTTTGCACCGCGTATTAATCATGCCGAAGTCAACAAAGCAAAAAGCGAAAATGTAATGTGGCGCGTTGACGCAGGTATCTACCTACTTGTGTTACTTGTTCCGATTGGCCTAGTGCTCTTCCGCCAAGGTATATTTCAATTTGCCTTGTTGATGTTTGTTTTCCTTCCTCTTGATAAAAGCTACGCCATGGAGCTTCCTAGCTGGCTGCAAAATGACGACCAAAAAGCGCTATCAGCCTATCAGAAAGGCGATTTTTCATCTGCGTCGTCAGCACAAATGGATGAACTCAAGGGGGCTGCACTGTATAAGCAAGGCAATTATGAAAAAGCAGCCGAGTTATTCAAGAACAGTACATCGGCTGAAGGCCAGTACAACTATGGCAACGCGCTTGCTCAACTAGGTCAATTGGATGAAGCACTAGAAGCCTATGACAAAGCGCTCAATCTCGACCCAGACCTCGCGCAAGCAAAAGCGAATAAGCAGTTGCTTGAGCAAATGAAAAAACAACAGCAACAGCAACAGCAACAGCAACAGCAAGATACTAACCAAGATCCCGCTCAACAAAACCAGCAGCAGTCTGAAAATCAACAAGGTTCAGACGCGCAAAAAGGTTCACAGTCAGAAGAGCAACAAGGAGACAAACAGCAGCAAGGGAAAGAACAATCTGGTGATGAACAACAAGGCGGTCAATCTGAAGGTGAAAATCAAGATGCAAGTGATGCTGAGCCTTCAAAATCATCCAAATCAGATGGGCAAGAAGGTCAAAATAATCAACCAGACATGCAAGCTGAACCGAATAAGAACCAGCAAGCAGGTAAAGAGGATGAAAAATCGGATGCTCAAGAGCAGATGATGAACGACGCCCAGCAACAAGCTCAAGATGAAAAAGAGCCACAGCAAGCAGGTCTTGCGGATGAAAAGGCAGATGGTGAGGACAAAGACAACAAAGCTCAAGCGCCAATGGTCAGCGGTGATCCCCGCCCACTGACGCCAGAAGAACGTGAAAAAGCCGAGAAAATTAAGCAGCTACTCAGAAAAGTACCGGATGAACCGTCTATTTTGCTGCGCAATAAAATGTTACTTGAGGCCCAACAACGTGGTCGTGAACGCTATCTTAAAGGAGTCGAAAAATCATGGTAATGCGTTTTATAGGTGGTCTATTACTGCTTGCCTTGAGCCAATTTTCTTTTGCTGCCGACGGTTTAACGGCAAGTGTAGATAAAAATCCCGTTCTTGTCGGCGAGTATTTTACGCTCACGATTGAAGCAACCGGCAAAGTCGGTGGCGAAACGCCTGATACTCAAGAACTTGCCAAAATTTTTAATGTTGGACCAATGAGTACAAGCTCTCGTACGAGCATTATAAACGGTAGCATTAGCAGCAGCACCACATGGCAAATGCAGGTGCTTGCACGCCGCGCCGGTGAGTTCACCATTCCTGCGTTTTCGGTCTCAGGAATGACATCAGAACCAATAACGCTCAACGTGATCCCGCGGGACCAAGATGGCGGAACACAAAATGACGTGTTTGTTAAAGTGGCGCTTCAAGACGGCCCATTATACGTTCAACAAGCTGCGCTCTATACGGTTAAGCTATACGTTGGTAAAGAGCTTTTGGATGGTCAACTCACTGCACCAGAATTAGCTGACACCCAATTTACACTGCTGGGTAAACAAAAAGAAGAATATGAAATAGTGGATGGACGTCGATACTTTGTCGTGACCCGCGAGTATTTGATGCAACCGAATAAAAGTGGCCAATTCACTATTGACGGTCCTATCTTCAACGGGCAAGTTCGTGAAGGCTATCGAAGATTGGCAATTTCAGCCGTTGGGGAGAGTGTGGCTTTAGACGTTAAACCTATCCCTGAAAACTTCCCTGGTGCTTGGTTACCTTCTGAGTTAGTGCATTTAGGTGAAGAATGGAAACCCACTGAGGATACCGTTACAGTTGGAACCCCCATTACTCGTACGCTTACGCTTACCGCCACCGGCGTAACACAAGAGCAGCTACCTGAAATCAGCGTACCACAAATTGATGGTTTTAGAACTTACCCTGATGACAGCGAACGTAAACAAATCTCTAGAGACGGTCGTATTATTTCCCAAATGGTGAGACTCAATCGCCCTACTCCCGCAAAAACCAGGCACGTTTACGTTACCTGAGTTAAAGGTCGCTTGGTTTAATACGAAAATGGGGAAAACGCAGTATGCCTCTGTTCCTGCTCGTTCAATTACCGTCATCGCGGACCCTAATGCACCAAAAGCCCCTACGCTCCCAGAAGTGCAAAAAACGGAGCCAGAAACACCTCAAATCGATACCATACCTCAGCAAGCATCGATGCCGACAACGATGATTCAAGCTGAAAAATCGTGGCAAGATTGGCTATTGCTTGTGAGTGGTTATGTACTTTGGGTACTGACGTTAGGGTGGTTTTTATTTAAAAAACCAACTCCCGCTTCAGCAAAAGTCACATCATCCACGGTCACACAATCAGACCCAATGGTTGAACTGAATGCGGCAGCTAAACAAGGTGATACCAAGCGTTATTACCAAGCGTTAATGTCTCTTACCTCTAAATTAGGTGCAGCAACGCTCTCAGATTGGGCCAGTAAACAAAATGACGCGTCGTTAAGTCATGAGATTGCAAATCTGCAGGCGACTCTTTATAGTTCAAACAATCAACAGGTGGACTTACCAACGTTACATAAACTCGTCTGTGCCGCGTTAAAACAGCACGCGAACAAAGGCAAAGTAAACGGCAACTCGCTTGAAACGCTTTATTAATTAAGCCAGTTGCAAAACGCCTGATTTATCGCGTTTATGTAAGAAAACACCAAGTATTTAAAACGGGGAGAATATCGATTCTACCCCGTTTTAATTTTGTAGGCCGCGCTTGAACATAGGGTTTACAGACCATTCAAAGCAAACAGAAAGTTTGTTGAAATAAAAATTTAAAAACGAAGGTCTAACTAGTATGACCACAAAACAACAACGCTATGAGCAAATGGTAAGAACCTATCATACTGAGTTGTATCGTTTTGCTTATTGGCTGTGTGGCGATGCTACGATTGCCGAAGATTTGGTACAAGAGACCTTTCTTCGAGCATGGCGCTCGCTGGATAGCTTGCAAGATGAAAATGCAACAAAGCCTTGGTTAATTACCATTTTACGTCGTGAGAACGCACGACGATTTGAACGTAAACAATTTGATTATGCTGATGTGGAACAAGATACGCTGGAAGACAAAGAGCGTTTCACACTCGATGACGAGATGGAACAAACGGTCATTCAACGCCACATCAACAATTTGGAGCCAGAATATCGAGAGACTCCTGATTATGCAGGTGGTTATGGGATTTTCTGGAGATGAAATCGCAGACATGTTAGAGCTGAATAAAAACACGGTAATGACGAGACTTTACCGTGCCAGAAACCAGCTCAAAGAGGCCTTAATGAACGTAAAAACACCAGTAAGAGGAGCGCAATCAGATGGATGAACTTGAATTTCGTCGCCGTCTTTATGCCGATCCTTTTGACAAGGACGTTCACGAAATGGCGAAAAACAACCCTGATCTACAAGCACAGCTTGACGACTTTCTTTCATTTGAAGCCGCAATGAAAGAAGCAATGGACATCCCTGTTCCTGAGGGGCTTGCCGATCGCATTATTGCAAAAGCTCAGGAAGCACAAACTTCAGAATCCATGACGCCTGAAGCGCCACACAAGCCGGTTACTTGGTATAGACGACATGCTGGTCCATTTGCAATGGCGGCATCTATTTTCGTTGCAACCACCGTGTATTTCCTGTCGGCAACCCCGACCGCAGTGCATGCCAACGAGTATGCTTTTGAACACGTCTACCATGAAATGGGCGCGTTTAAACTGACCGATGCTGTTTCACTGCAAAAAGTGAATGAAAAGCTCGCAACATTCGGAGCTAAGCTGGACGATTTACCGGGCAAAGTGACCTACGCAACGTTTTGTAATTATCGTGGTAAAAAAAGTTTGCACATGATTTACCAAAGCGAAGATGGTCCAGTGACGGTATTTGTTGTGCCTCGTGAAGACAGTTTTAGAGAATCAGGTCGTAGTTTCTTTGACGATCGCTTTAGTGGTCTTATTAACCCGATGGAAAAAGCGGACGTTATCTTAGTCGCGAATTTAAATACGCCAATTCAACAATTTGCAACCGATTTCACCAGCCAAATGGAATGGTTATAACGCTTCGCAAATTGCATTTTTGATGTAATGAATCCAAAGGCTCGCAAAAGCCTTTGGATTTCGTCGCATAACCCCCATATTTAATCCTAAAGATCTATGTCTTATGTACCCAATTTAATTAGAATTGGCGTCAGTATTTTTTAATCGAGGAAAGGTATGAAACAACTCATTACCATGTTGTCTTTAGTGACATTTTTATTTGCCACCAGTTTTGATGCGTTTGCAGCAAAAAAGTTTGGCAGCAAAAAGAAATCAGGAAAGACGCAACAAACTCAAACGGCTCAGCCGAAGCAACAGGTAGACACTAAAACATTACCTGCAAAAACAGCACCTAAGTCTTCGAAAAAAGGCATTATGGCGGGTGTACTTGGCGGCTTGTTAGCCGGTGGTTTAATTGCGGCAATGCTTGGCGATGATTTTGAGGGCTTTCAATGGCTTGAAATGATTCTATTTGCTGTGCTTGCGTTTGTAATATTCAAAGTCGTGAAAGGTATGATGGCGCGTAGACAACAACCAGCATACGCAGGTGCAGGTGCAAGTTCGAGTCCGTATTCAACTGCGCCACAACAACCTTACCAGCAACCTTCCCAACCTCAGGCTTTTACACCTACGTCGTCGGGCTTTAGTTCAAGTACGTCTGATGTGCCGTTCAATTTACCGCGTGATTTTGACTTAAATGGCTTCCTACGTGGCGCTGAAAATCACTATCGTACGGTACAAAAAGCGTGGAACGAAAACGATTTCGCGACAGTTAGCGAATACCTGAGTCCAGAGCTAATTGAAGAGTTTAAAGCCGAACGCGCTGAGCAAGGTCAAGTTTCTAACGAAACGTTGTTCTTAAGTGCTGAAGCGGTACGTGCGGATGTGAAGCTCGGTTGTATGGGAAATCAGTGTGATGTTCCGTGGTAAGTACCGTGACAACATTGAAAATGTTGAAGAGCCTATTCACGAAGTTTGGCACCTTGAGCGCAAAACCGATGCGAATGCACCTTGGCTTATCGTTGGTGTTGAAAACTTAGCCGCAGACTAAGTTCCAATACACTATTTAAACCAAAGGCAACCTCGTGTTGCCTTTGTTATTTCAGTCGCCCCATTTCAATATAAACGAATATTATCAAACACTTTTATAAATTATTGGCGTATCATGCGGTCATATAAAGTCTTTAAGTAAGGATCGCGCTATGTTTTTACGCCACCTATTATCTCCTGTTTCATTATTAGCATCGTGCTTGGTATGCACATCGTCTTTCGCGTCTAGTTTGTTTCCTGAGATAACTCAACCAGTCGATGCCAATGATCGTTTCGTCTTCTACTCTCATGGTTACATCGTTGAGGGTGACAATCCTACCCCTATAGAGACTAAGCATGGTTTTGGAATATACGATTTTCCTGCGATTAAAGAGGCTCTCGCTGATGAGTCCTACCACCTCATGGCACACCATCGCCCCAAAAACACAGACCCTTTTGCCTATGCACAAGCGTTCAGTGAGCGCATTCGCGAACTGGTTAAGCTAGGCGTATCACCTTCACATATTACGCTAGTGGGTTTTTCACGAGGTTCTTTTATTACAGGACTAACATCCAATTTACTCGCTGATGTAGGCGTTAATACCGTGCTGTTGGCAGGATGCGGCCGCTTGATTGCTAAACAGCATCAAGACGTTCAAGTCTACGGGCATGTGTTGTCTGTCTACGAGAAGTCAGACCGTTCTGGTACTTGTGATGCCTTGAAAGCAAAAAGCCCACATACACTTTCCTTTGAAGAATTTGCCATCAATACGGGTTTAAATCACGGGGCCTTTTATACTCCCAACCCTGTTTGGGTCGAACCAGTTAAAGCTTGGATCTTGAAAAAACAGGCACTGTGATCGGTGAAACTTGCTATGTAGTAGTGCAAAGCTGAGCTTGTGTTTAAGTTAGCCTTTATTTTGCTAGACTTAACCTTCTCCAGTCATGCTTAAATGACCAGAGAAGGTTGATATGTGTTATATTTTTTCTCTAAATTCATAATATGCCAGCAAGGCTTTTGGCACTGAATAATATGGATTCTCTGAATGTCCGACATTTTCACTGTAGTGGTGTGCATAATAGAAATTCACAGGTGCATTTGATTCAATAGCTGATAATAAACCTTTGAACGACCCTGTGATAATCTCGTTTTCATTACCTCCAATGCTTAAATACAAAAATAAAGGTTTTCCACTAAGTTCAGTTAAACCGTTTTTAAAATTCTGAACTACAATTGAGTTGTCGTACCAAGCAGCCGGGCTAAACGCAAAATAACCATTAAACAATTTAGGTTTAGTAACAATTGTATATAGAACAAAGCTTCCACCAGCAGAGAAACCGCTAAGTACTCGGTTATCATTAATTGAGTACTTATTTTCTATAAAAGGGATTAATTCGTTTTCGATAAAAGATAAAAATAAATCTGCTTTACCAAAGATCTCTGGGGAATTTTCCGTACTAGGTCTAGCTTCTATTTGAACATCTTTTCTAGCGTAGGGAGGTACCAAATCTCTGTTTCTTGTATCTGTCCAGAACAAGTTAGGGATTGAGACAATGACGGAATCTTCAATTAACTTTTTTTCAGACAACGTTGTAACGCTTTCGTGCCAACGATTTAAGTTGAAATTCCCATCTAATTTTATGATTAACGGATAACTCTTTTGGCTATCGTATCCCTTTGGCAAACGAACAAATACCCTTCTTTCTTCTGAAAGATAATCTGAATAGATATCGTGATCGATGAACTCTGAAGTGTAGTGCTCAAAATATTTCGATGAAAGTACATAAGCTCCAATTAAAAACAATATTGCAAGTAATGAAGTAAATACTAGCTTAAGTGAAATTTTCACCAGTTCCTTCCTTTAAAATTAGCGACGAATGAGCGCAAGCCAAGCGTTTTGCGTCCATGCCATGATGGCTTTGTTATACGCCAGAATACACAAAGTATTTCTCACCAACCTGCTCACTCTGGATATTGCCATCAAGAACTCGAGCCCGTTTTAGTTGAACTTCACTAAGAATGTTCTTTCCAAATACAGCTCTTAAATCACCAGATTCATAGTTTACGATCCATTTTAGGCGGTCATATGTAATGTAAGTAGAAGCGCCTCCAAAAAAGCCTTTCTTGATTTTGGATTCAGAAAAAGTGTCATATGAATCATCAAACTGCAATTCAAAGCCACTACTTATGGGGTAAAACGGCGAGACAGCCTTCACTACATCTTCAAACGATGGGGTGTAACAATCTGTGTACCACCATATAATTAATTCACTGTAAGTTTGATTTTCCAATATCGCGTCTAATAAGAGATTAAAACCTAGCTTACCTTCAGTTTTACCTGTAAGTGCGTAGTATTTCTCGTGGCCTTTAGCATTCAATTTGCTTTTAAATGCTTTGATACCAACAGAACCACCTTTCCTTATCCCATATGGTCCATGAATAACGTAACTCACAGGTATTTCACTGAATTGCTCTTCAAAAGCTTTAAAAACACTATCAATAAGTTCTGGTCTCGAAATACCAACTTGATCATCCTCGATAGAGTACAGTTTTATTGCTGTGACTTTATTCTTCTTTCTAAAAAACATATCGAAAACTCAATTGGCGTATAACGCCTTAATAAACGGCGAAAAATAGCAGGCTAAACTTAGCGAAGAATGAGCGCAAGCCTGCTGTTTTGCGTCCATTGTTTAATTAACTTGTTATGCCACTAGCGCTCACTGATTGCGACTTTGCCTGCCAGCCCAATAAGCAGAACTCCCGAGACACCCTCAAGTGCTCGTGAATAACGCTGAGAATTTGATCGACTAAAAACCCAACTACCGACTGAGGCATATAAAACGTTACACAGCGTAGCTAATGCGCTGAAGAGCAAACCAAGCACTAATAATTGCATTGATGCGGAGCCCGTAGATGTATCGACAAACTGAGGTAAAAATGAAAGGAAGAATAGTGCTACCTTTGGGTTCAAAACACTAACAATAACGCCTTGTATAAATACATTTTTGTTGGTTTCAACACTTTTACTAACCACTATTTTACTGCCTCCACGCCACATAGATAGCAGAGACTGAACACCTAAATATACTAAGTAAGCGGCAC
It contains:
- a CDS encoding alpha/beta hydrolase, which codes for MKISLKLVFTSLLAILFLIGAYVLSSKYFEHYTSEFIDHDIYSDYLSEERRVFVRLPKGYDSQKSYPLIIKLDGNFNLNRWHESVTTLSEKKLIEDSVIVSIPNLFWTDTRNRDLVPPYARKDVQIEARPSTENSPEIFGKADLFLSFIENELIPFIENKYSINDNRVLSGFSAGGSFVLYTIVTKPKLFNGYFAFSPAAWYDNSIVVQNFKNGLTELSGKPLFLYLSIGGNENEIITGSFKGLLSAIESNAPVNFYYAHHYSENVGHSENPYYSVPKALLAYYEFREKI
- a CDS encoding tetratricopeptide repeat protein; its protein translation is MVPKLNVALLKNLVSSGGLFATYSPSDEDIKTFAPRINHAEVNKAKSENVMWRVDAGIYLLVLLVPIGLVLFRQGIFQFALLMFVFLPLDKSYAMELPSWLQNDDQKALSAYQKGDFSSASSAQMDELKGAALYKQGNYEKAAELFKNSTSAEGQYNYGNALAQLGQLDEALEAYDKALNLDPDLAQAKANKQLLEQMKKQQQQQQQQQQQDTNQDPAQQNQQQSENQQGSDAQKGSQSEEQQGDKQQQGKEQSGDEQQGGQSEGENQDASDAEPSKSSKSDGQEGQNNQPDMQAEPNKNQQAGKEDEKSDAQEQMMNDAQQQAQDEKEPQQAGLADEKADGEDKDNKAQAPMVSGDPRPLTPEEREKAEKIKQLLRKVPDEPSILLRNKMLLEAQQRGRERYLKGVEKSW
- a CDS encoding DUF3379 family protein; amino-acid sequence: MDELEFRRRLYADPFDKDVHEMAKNNPDLQAQLDDFLSFEAAMKEAMDIPVPEGLADRIIAKAQEAQTSESMTPEAPHKPVTWYRRHAGPFAMAASIFVATTVYFLSATPTAVHANEYAFEHVYHEMGAFKLTDAVSLQKVNEKLATFGAKLDDLPGKVTYATFCNYRGKKSLHMIYQSEDGPVTVFVVPREDSFRESGRSFFDDRFSGLINPMEKADVILVANLNTPIQQFATDFTSQMEWL
- a CDS encoding vWA domain-containing protein — protein: MICPTQCIQPTSRQTDFLKRVLNSWTWWSLFSEGDTALVAYAGDAFTVSPLTSDAATLKNLIPSLSPQIMPSKGANLLAGIEQAKMLLEQGHYADGDIILVTDDVEQEEIGEVKSMLASTKFRLSVYAIGTREGTQFHSLRVDFLKTVLAKLWFQNSMSPY
- a CDS encoding LysE family translocator yields the protein MDLNAILLFVVTCLAINMIPGPDVIYIVSNTMKGKLATGFKAAIGLGVGYFVHTLAACLGLSAIILSSAVAFSAVKWLGAAYLVYLGVQSLLSMWRGGSKIVVSKSVETNKNVFIQGVIVSVLNPKVALFFLSFLPQFVDTSTGSASMQLLVLGLLFSALATLCNVLYASVGSWVFSRSNSQRYSRALEGVSGVLLIGLAGKVAISER
- a CDS encoding alpha/beta hydrolase, with the protein product MFLRHLLSPVSLLASCLVCTSSFASSLFPEITQPVDANDRFVFYSHGYIVEGDNPTPIETKHGFGIYDFPAIKEALADESYHLMAHHRPKNTDPFAYAQAFSERIRELVKLGVSPSHITLVGFSRGSFITGLTSNLLADVGVNTVLLAGCGRLIAKQHQDVQVYGHVLSVYEKSDRSGTCDALKAKSPHTLSFEEFAINTGLNHGAFYTPNPVWVEPVKAWILKKQAL
- a CDS encoding BatD family protein, which gives rise to MVMRFIGGLLLLALSQFSFAADGLTASVDKNPVLVGEYFTLTIEATGKVGGETPDTQELAKIFNVGPMSTSSRTSIINGSISSSTTWQMQVLARRAGEFTIPAFSVSGMTSEPITLNVIPRDQDGGTQNDVFVKVALQDGPLYVQQAALYTVKLYVGKELLDGQLTAPELADTQFTLLGKQKEEYEIVDGRRYFVVTREYLMQPNKSGQFTIDGPIFNGQVREGYRRLAISAVGESVALDVKPIPENFPGAWLPSELVHLGEEWKPTEDTVTVGTPITRTLTLTATGVTQEQLPEISVPQIDGFRTYPDDSERKQISRDGRIISQMVRLNRPTPAKTRHVYVT
- a CDS encoding vWA domain-containing protein — encoded protein: MFEFSWPLAFLLLPLPWLIALVKPTPAKQPLKLRMPSYATIATGGSLSEQQKRYLSLSEAIVWIALVCALANPTYLDDPVVLPNEGRDIMLAVDLSESMKEQDMAYQGGYVDRLSVVKAVLAEFIEKRQGDRLGLILFGDTAFLQTPLTRDLDTVAKMLNETQIGLVGRATAIGDAIGLSVKRFEQKEKSNRILILLTDGQNTSGNLQPEEALTLARDAGIKVYTVGVGSDGRGGFSLFGMGGLSMGSSIDEATLKHIASETGGLYFRAKDVKGLQRIYEELDKLEPISSDNQTFRPTLALFYWPLLIALGWIALVLIIKSAKSILRENN